A stretch of Pyrenophora tritici-repentis strain M4 chromosome 7, whole genome shotgun sequence DNA encodes these proteins:
- a CDS encoding DUF3632 domain containing protein — translation MASEWAQSQREGWLCQLYGKDSVDDTRSLPSDSVQSKLVTILEKLLSNQTTPKDAATETASLILSQEDTETLWNNLWGLYLNAAETFGEEQELGALVDYIVELASVPDASGLPEFSMNVTESCQGPERYLANLSSPATPDAAKTAWKNINTFSALLAKNQNAQKIPVLAGWARLGVLTLVLALEQSPSTRQGQNVELHAPAAAQWFRISREEIEKLCNNGTDRFTPGDLWANRGGGEECDNTRLQFWRSRMGELGY, via the exons ATGGCCAGTGAATGGGCACAATCACAGCGTGAGGGCTGGCTATGCCAGCTCTACGGGAAGGACAGCGTTGATGACACGCGGAGTTTACCAAGCGACTCCGTGCAATCAAAACTTGTCACGATACTGGAAAAGTTGCTTTCAAATCAGACTACACCCAAGGATGCAGCCACCGAAACAGCTTCCCTTATCCTGTCTCAAGAAGATACTGAGACTCTTTGGAACAATCTGTGGGGTCTCTACCTCAACGCGGCTGAGACGTTTGGAGAGGAGCAAGAATTGGGCGCACTAGTGGACTATATCGTGGAGCTGGCAAGCGTTCCCGACGCCAGTGGTCTACCAGAGTTCTCCATGAATGTGACCGAGAGTTGTCAAG GCCCCGAAAGATACCTAGCAAACCTTAGCTCACCAGCAACACCTGATGCCGCAAAAACGGCATGGAAGAACATCAACACCTTTTCAGCTCTCCTGGCTAAGAACCAAAATGCCCAGAAGATACCAGTTCTCGCGGGATGGGCGCGACTTGGGGTCCTGACTTTGGTCTTAGCACTGGAGCAGTCACCTAGCACACGTCAGGGACAAAACGTTGAGCTACACGCGCCTGCAGCAGCGCAGTGGTTCCGCATTTCACGGGAAGAAATTGAAAAGCTCTGCAACAATGGAACAGATCGCTTCACACCCGGGGATCTTTGGGCGAATAGGGGAGGTGGTGAGGAATGCGACAACACAAGGCTGCAGTTCTGGAGAAGTAGGATGGGGGAGCTGGGGTACTGA